A region of Clostridium acetobutylicum ATCC 824 DNA encodes the following proteins:
- the serS gene encoding serine--tRNA ligase, which translates to MLDLKRIRTNPEEIKKALTNRGEDFDISVIDELVSLDEERRKNLVEVENLKSKRNKDSGEIAKLKKSGQNADELLAEMKKISDDIKGIDAKVSEIDEKMQYIMLRIPNIPHPSVPEGKSDEENVEIRKWGEPRKFDFEFKAHWDIGTDLGLLDFERGGKVAGSRFTFYKGLGARLERAVINYFLDTHVEKHGYTEILPPYMVNRVSMTGTGQLPKFEEDAFKVDNGFFLIPTAEVPVTNMFRDEILKAEDLPYKFAAYSACFRSEAGSAGRDTRGLVRQHQFNKVELVKFAKPEESYDELEKLTHDAEEILQILNIPYRVVRICKGDLGFTAALKYDIEVWMPSYGRYVEISSCSNFEDFQARRANIKFRRDPKAKPEFVHTLNGSGLAVGRTVAAILENYQNEDGSVNVPEALKKYIGKDVIR; encoded by the coding sequence ATGTTAGATTTAAAAAGAATAAGAACTAATCCAGAAGAAATAAAAAAGGCACTAACAAACAGAGGAGAAGATTTCGATATTTCTGTCATAGATGAGCTTGTATCTCTTGACGAAGAAAGAAGAAAAAATCTTGTAGAGGTAGAAAATTTAAAAAGTAAAAGAAATAAAGATTCTGGCGAGATAGCTAAGCTTAAAAAGTCAGGACAAAATGCGGATGAATTACTTGCTGAAATGAAGAAGATTTCAGATGATATAAAAGGAATAGATGCTAAGGTATCAGAAATAGATGAAAAAATGCAGTACATAATGCTTAGAATACCTAATATACCACATCCTAGCGTTCCAGAAGGTAAGTCAGATGAGGAAAATGTAGAAATAAGAAAATGGGGAGAGCCTAGAAAATTCGACTTTGAGTTTAAAGCACACTGGGATATAGGAACAGATTTAGGGCTTCTTGATTTTGAAAGAGGAGGAAAAGTCGCAGGTTCTAGATTTACATTCTATAAGGGACTTGGTGCAAGACTTGAAAGAGCAGTTATAAACTATTTCCTTGATACTCATGTAGAAAAACACGGATATACTGAAATCCTCCCACCATACATGGTTAATAGAGTTAGTATGACTGGTACTGGACAGTTGCCTAAATTTGAAGAGGATGCTTTTAAAGTAGATAATGGATTCTTTTTAATTCCTACAGCTGAAGTTCCTGTTACTAATATGTTCAGAGACGAAATATTAAAAGCAGAAGATTTACCATATAAGTTTGCTGCATACAGTGCATGCTTTAGATCAGAAGCAGGCTCAGCAGGAAGAGATACAAGAGGACTTGTTCGTCAGCATCAATTTAATAAGGTAGAGCTTGTTAAGTTTGCCAAACCAGAAGAATCTTATGATGAACTTGAAAAATTAACTCATGATGCAGAGGAAATTTTACAAATATTAAATATTCCTTATAGAGTGGTTAGAATATGTAAGGGAGATTTAGGCTTTACAGCAGCTTTAAAGTACGATATAGAAGTATGGATGCCTAGCTACGGAAGATATGTTGAAATTTCAAGCTGTAGTAACTTCGAGGATTTCCAAGCAAGACGTGCAAACATTAAATTTAGAAGAGATCCAAAGGCTAAACCTGAATTTGTTCACACTCTTAATGGATCAGGTCTTGCTGTTGGAAGAACAGTTGCAGCAATACTAGAAAATTATCAAAATGAAGATGGAAGTGTAAATGTTCCAGAAGCGTTAAAGAAATATATAGGAAAAGACGTTATAAGATAA
- the asd gene encoding aspartate-semialdehyde dehydrogenase, translating to MNKLRVGLIGGTGMVGQRFACLLKDHPWFEVTLIAASKKSAGLTYEEAVKDRWKMNEPIPEGVKNLIVKDAFDVDEISSMVDFVFCAISLNKEETRLLEEDYAKHEMPVISNNSANRYVQDVPVLIPEINNNHTEIIDIQKKRLGTKRGFISVKPNCSIQSYVPPISALLKYEPETILACTYQAISGAGKTFKECPEILDNVIPYIKGEEEKSENEPLKIWGKIENNKIVNASSPLITTQCIRVPVTDGHLAAVFVNFKTKPSKQEIIDAWENFKAPECALNLPSAPKKFLHYFDEPDRPQTKLDRDFENGMGITMGRLREDKLFQYKFVCLSHNTLRGAAGGGVLSAELLKTQGYLTSK from the coding sequence ATGAATAAATTAAGGGTTGGATTAATTGGTGGAACAGGCATGGTTGGACAAAGATTTGCATGTCTTTTAAAAGATCATCCTTGGTTCGAGGTTACACTAATTGCTGCAAGTAAAAAATCAGCTGGTCTTACCTATGAGGAAGCTGTAAAAGATAGATGGAAAATGAATGAGCCAATTCCTGAAGGAGTTAAAAATCTTATAGTTAAAGATGCGTTTGATGTAGATGAAATTTCAAGCATGGTTGATTTCGTTTTTTGCGCCATTTCCTTAAATAAAGAAGAAACTAGACTTCTTGAAGAGGACTATGCAAAACATGAAATGCCTGTTATATCTAATAACTCTGCAAACAGATACGTACAAGATGTGCCTGTCTTAATTCCTGAAATAAATAACAATCATACAGAAATAATAGATATTCAAAAAAAGAGATTAGGAACTAAAAGAGGATTTATAAGTGTTAAACCTAACTGTTCTATACAAAGCTATGTTCCTCCTATAAGTGCTCTTTTAAAATATGAACCAGAAACAATTCTTGCCTGTACCTACCAAGCTATTTCTGGAGCAGGAAAAACCTTTAAAGAATGTCCTGAAATACTTGATAATGTTATACCTTACATTAAAGGTGAAGAAGAGAAAAGTGAAAATGAACCTCTAAAAATATGGGGAAAAATAGAGAATAATAAAATTGTAAATGCTTCCTCTCCTCTTATAACTACTCAATGTATAAGAGTTCCTGTAACGGATGGTCATTTGGCTGCTGTATTTGTTAATTTCAAAACGAAACCTTCAAAACAGGAAATAATAGATGCTTGGGAAAATTTTAAAGCCCCTGAATGTGCTTTAAATTTGCCAAGTGCTCCAAAAAAATTCCTACATTATTTTGATGAACCTGATAGACCACAAACAAAACTAGACAGAGATTTTGAAAATGGTATGGGAATAACTATGGGAAGACTTCGTGAGGATAAATTATTTCAATATAAGTTTGTATGCTTATCTCATAATACTCTTCGTGGAGCAGCTGGTGGCGGTGTTTTAAGTGCTGAGCTCTTAAAAACTCAAGGATATTTAACCTCTAAATAA
- a CDS encoding LysR family transcriptional regulator — protein sequence MDFKQLNTFIAVSKYQSFTEAAHSLNYAQSTVTTQIKILEEELQIKLFERIGKKVTLTYEGKKLLPYAKQMIKLSNEIKKVVLDDEKPSGTLTIGAAESLCVIRLPEILKEYRRLYPDVEVSLKFGSCADFRHFLKDNIIDVAFSLGTKIDSNEFISEVEFDEPMILLAYPDHPLVKKEKIYPEDIVEEPLVLTEMGCSYRAAFENILRSYNIKPKLVLETGSVQAIKQFTMSRLGITLLPKVAVEEEIKNGKLIPLNWCGPDFGIISQVLYHKDKWISPALNAFLKLSKKIMSDKDKY from the coding sequence ATGGATTTTAAGCAGTTAAATACATTTATAGCTGTAAGTAAGTATCAAAGCTTTACGGAAGCAGCCCATTCGCTTAATTACGCACAATCTACTGTTACTACTCAAATAAAAATATTAGAAGAAGAACTTCAAATAAAGCTTTTTGAAAGAATAGGAAAAAAAGTTACCTTAACATATGAAGGAAAAAAGTTATTGCCATATGCTAAACAAATGATTAAACTGTCAAATGAAATAAAAAAAGTAGTTTTAGATGATGAAAAGCCAAGTGGAACACTTACAATAGGTGCTGCTGAATCTTTATGCGTTATAAGGCTTCCAGAGATACTTAAAGAATATAGAAGATTATATCCAGATGTAGAGGTGTCTTTAAAGTTCGGAAGTTGCGCTGATTTTAGACATTTTTTGAAGGATAATATAATAGATGTAGCATTTTCTCTAGGAACTAAGATTGATTCAAATGAATTTATATCTGAGGTTGAATTTGATGAACCTATGATTCTTTTGGCATATCCAGATCATCCGCTTGTAAAAAAAGAAAAAATATATCCAGAAGATATAGTGGAAGAACCTCTTGTGTTAACAGAAATGGGATGCAGTTATAGAGCTGCATTTGAAAATATTTTAAGAAGTTATAATATAAAACCTAAACTTGTTCTTGAAACAGGAAGTGTTCAGGCTATAAAACAATTTACCATGAGTAGATTGGGAATAACACTTCTTCCTAAGGTTGCTGTAGAAGAAGAAATAAAGAATGGAAAGTTAATTCCACTTAACTGGTGTGGACCAGATTTCGGTATTATATCACAGGTATTGTATCATAAGGACAAGTGGATTTCGCCGGCATTAAATGCCTTTCTTAAATTATCTAAAAAAATTATGTCAGATAAAGATAAATATTAA
- a CDS encoding DUF2142 domain-containing protein, with translation MNKRVVKVEYIFMAFALFFGVLFAVINAPFQDPDEPIHFYRAYQISTGQMFEQKNNSGIGGYLPQNLIKTSENLSEDIKAKSNKKQDINKIKYYLNLPLNKNKVAFNDFRSATIYSDIVYIPQSIGINLAKIFRASALYMMYFGRIANLICWTIIVFFSVKLIPFKKNLMAFLALTPMNLYQAASLSADAMTNSMAFLSIALVLRYAFGEEEAKLTKRQIVTMIIAFTLLAFSKRIYFVMCILFFIIPIKKFNSKKDYIGTFVIMLGACLMSLVTVSVISKILAIKVSAGSYTPGQMEFVLSHPITYIHILLRTFHFKMSFYAISFIGVFGWLDTRLPLNLYLFYGVALVLIALFEHTLIEKNKDRIIMFIVFIINVGLIMSALYVSWTPKAANIIEGIQGRYFIPIIPLLGCFIGVKANKSRNVYSKVVLAISTFTILTYSVLQLLLRFYGIRIL, from the coding sequence ATGAACAAAAGAGTCGTAAAAGTAGAATATATTTTTATGGCATTTGCATTGTTCTTTGGTGTGCTATTTGCAGTAATAAATGCTCCATTTCAGGATCCAGATGAACCAATACATTTCTATAGGGCGTATCAAATATCAACAGGTCAAATGTTTGAACAAAAGAATAATAGCGGCATAGGCGGATACTTACCGCAGAATCTAATAAAAACGTCAGAAAATTTATCTGAAGACATAAAGGCTAAATCCAATAAAAAACAAGATATTAATAAAATTAAATATTATCTTAATTTACCTTTGAATAAAAATAAGGTGGCTTTTAATGATTTTAGAAGTGCCACTATATATTCAGATATAGTATACATACCACAAAGTATAGGCATTAATTTAGCTAAGATTTTTAGAGCTTCGGCACTTTATATGATGTATTTTGGGAGAATAGCTAACTTAATATGTTGGACAATAATAGTGTTTTTTTCAGTAAAATTGATACCTTTTAAGAAAAATTTAATGGCTTTTTTAGCTTTAACTCCAATGAATTTGTATCAAGCAGCATCATTATCAGCGGATGCTATGACAAACTCTATGGCTTTTTTAAGTATAGCGCTTGTACTTAGATATGCATTTGGGGAAGAGGAAGCTAAACTAACTAAAAGGCAGATTGTTACAATGATAATAGCATTTACATTACTAGCTTTTAGTAAAAGAATTTACTTTGTAATGTGTATCTTATTCTTCATAATTCCAATAAAAAAGTTTAATAGTAAAAAGGATTATATAGGAACATTTGTAATAATGCTAGGTGCATGCTTAATGTCTTTAGTAACTGTTTCGGTAATATCTAAAATTTTAGCTATAAAGGTTTCTGCCGGGTCGTACACTCCGGGACAAATGGAATTTGTTCTTTCACATCCTATTACATATATACATATATTACTTAGAACATTTCATTTTAAAATGTCTTTCTACGCCATTAGTTTTATAGGAGTTTTTGGATGGTTAGATACAAGGTTACCTTTAAATTTGTATCTTTTTTATGGAGTGGCATTAGTATTAATTGCATTATTCGAACATACTTTAATTGAAAAGAATAAGGATAGAATTATTATGTTTATAGTATTCATAATTAATGTAGGATTGATTATGTCAGCTCTTTATGTATCTTGGACACCTAAGGCTGCTAATATTATTGAGGGAATACAAGGCAGATATTTTATACCTATAATACCTCTCTTAGGTTGTTTTATTGGAGTAAAAGCGAATAAGAGTAGAAATGTATATTCTAAGGTTGTTTTAGCAATTTCTACATTTACTATATTAACATACTCTGTATTACAGTTATTATTAAGATTTTACGGTATAAGGATATTGTAA
- the dcd gene encoding dCTP deaminase → MILSGKQIKDSLGKDIVIEPFNEKQINPNSYNLKLHNELLVYDEEVLDMKKPNKTKKLIIPEEGIVLEPRKLYLGRTLEYTETDKYVPMLEGRSSIGRLGVFIHVTAGFGDVGFKGYWTLEIFCVEPIRIYSGVEICQIYYHDVGGDYEKYSSGKYQNNKGIQPSLLYKDFIN, encoded by the coding sequence ATGATTCTTTCGGGAAAACAGATAAAAGATAGTTTAGGAAAAGATATAGTAATAGAACCCTTTAATGAAAAACAAATAAATCCTAATAGCTATAATTTAAAATTACATAATGAACTTCTTGTTTATGATGAAGAAGTTTTGGATATGAAAAAACCTAATAAAACAAAAAAGCTTATAATTCCTGAAGAAGGAATTGTACTTGAGCCAAGAAAATTGTATCTTGGAAGAACATTGGAGTATACAGAAACTGATAAATATGTACCAATGCTCGAAGGAAGATCTTCTATTGGAAGATTGGGTGTGTTTATTCATGTTACAGCAGGGTTTGGAGACGTTGGATTTAAAGGATACTGGACATTAGAGATATTCTGCGTTGAACCAATAAGAATATATTCTGGAGTTGAAATTTGCCAAATATATTATCATGACGTTGGTGGAGATTATGAAAAATATTCAAGTGGCAAATATCAAAATAATAAGGGGATTCAACCAAGTTTACTTTATAAGGATTTTATAAACTAA
- a CDS encoding alpha/beta family hydrolase has translation MYLNNKLVRSLKYNDVYGELYSYENSSALTVIFPGINYGHEKPLLYYARKAAAQNNIDILCINYKNKISWEDIGKQSIEDVAIEIKGIIKNVIEKKYDNIYFLGKSVGTEIAGCTSSKLNIDNIKFLYLTPIEETLKYIVDRKCIVVSGTKDEFFKSECINKIRENKNVKLMLFEGANHSLEIKDDIIRSLRILDNVAQLYLDFFK, from the coding sequence ATGTATTTGAATAATAAATTGGTTAGATCATTAAAGTATAATGATGTCTACGGAGAACTTTATTCTTATGAAAATTCAAGTGCTCTAACTGTAATTTTTCCAGGAATAAATTATGGTCATGAAAAGCCTCTTCTGTATTATGCAAGGAAAGCAGCTGCACAGAATAATATAGATATTCTATGCATCAACTATAAGAATAAGATTTCTTGGGAGGACATAGGAAAACAAAGTATTGAAGATGTAGCTATTGAAATAAAGGGCATTATAAAAAATGTTATTGAAAAAAAGTATGATAACATTTATTTTTTAGGGAAAAGTGTTGGAACAGAAATAGCTGGATGTACATCTTCTAAATTAAATATAGATAATATAAAGTTTCTTTACTTAACACCTATTGAAGAGACTTTAAAGTATATAGTTGACAGAAAGTGCATTGTGGTGTCAGGCACTAAGGATGAATTTTTTAAAAGTGAATGTATAAATAAAATCAGAGAAAATAAAAATGTTAAATTGATGTTGTTTGAGGGAGCTAATCATTCTCTTGAGATTAAGGATGATATTATAAGAAGTTTAAGAATTTTAGATAACGTAGCACAATTGTATTTGGACTTCTTTAAATAA
- the pyrE gene encoding orotate phosphoribosyltransferase: MEQYKQEFIEFMVESNVLTFGDFITKSGRRTPFFINTGNYKTGNQLNKLAKFYAKAIYDNFGDDFDILFGPAYKGIPLSVSVAMALDNIYGINAAYCSNRKEVKDHGDKGILLGAKLEEGDRVIIVEDVTTAGTSVYETMPILKSQAEVDVKGIIISVDRMERGKGDKSALTELKEKFGFKTCSIVTMEEVVEYLYKKNINGKVIIDDKMKDRINEYYKEYGVK; encoded by the coding sequence ATGGAACAATACAAACAAGAATTTATAGAATTTATGGTGGAGAGTAATGTACTTACCTTTGGGGATTTCATAACTAAAAGCGGCAGAAGAACACCATTTTTTATAAATACAGGTAACTACAAGACAGGTAATCAATTAAATAAGTTGGCTAAGTTTTATGCTAAAGCAATATATGATAATTTTGGAGATGATTTTGATATTTTATTTGGGCCTGCATATAAAGGAATACCTTTAAGTGTTTCAGTAGCTATGGCACTTGATAATATTTATGGAATTAATGCAGCTTATTGTTCAAATAGAAAAGAAGTTAAAGATCACGGTGATAAGGGAATACTTCTTGGAGCAAAGCTTGAAGAAGGAGACAGAGTTATAATTGTAGAAGATGTCACAACAGCTGGTACATCAGTATACGAAACAATGCCTATACTTAAATCACAGGCTGAGGTTGATGTAAAGGGAATCATAATATCAGTGGATAGAATGGAAAGAGGTAAGGGAGATAAGAGTGCCTTAACTGAACTTAAAGAAAAGTTTGGATTTAAAACATGTTCTATTGTTACTATGGAAGAGGTAGTAGAATATTTGTATAAGAAAAATATCAATGGCAAAGTAATCATAGATGATAAAATGAAAGATAGAATTAATGAGTACTATAAAGAGTATGGAGTAAAATAG
- a CDS encoding ferredoxin hydrogenase, with amino-acid sequence MKTIILNGNEVHTDKDITILELARENNVDIPTLCFLKDCGNFGKCGVCMVEVEGKGFRAACVAKVEDGMVINTESDEVKERIKKRVSMLLDKHEFKCGQCSRRENCEFLKLVIKTKAKASKPFLPEDKDALVDNRSKAIVIDRSKCVLCGRCVAACKQHTSTCSIQFIKKDGQRAVGTVDDVCLDDSTCLLCGQCVIACPVAALKEKSHIEKVQEALNDPKKHVIVAMAPSVRTAMGELFKMGYGKDVTGKLYTALRMLGFDKVFDINFGADMTIMEEATELLGRVKNNGPFPMFTSCCPAWVRLAQNYHPELLDNLSSAKSPQQIFGTASKTYYPSISGIAPEDVYTVTIMPCNDKKYEADIPFMETNSLRDIDASLTTRELAKMIKDAKIKFADLEDGEVDPAMGTYSGAGAIFGATGGVMEAAIRSAKDFAENKELENVDYTEVRGFKGIKEAEVEIAGNKLNVAVINGASNFFEFMKSGKMNEKQYHFIEVMACPGGCINGGGQPHVNALDRENVDYRKLRASVLYNQDKNVLSKRKSHDNPAIIKMYDSYFGKPGEGLAHKLLHVKYTKDKNVSKHE; translated from the coding sequence ATGAAAACAATAATCTTAAATGGCAATGAAGTGCATACAGATAAAGATATTACTATCCTTGAGCTAGCAAGAGAAAATAATGTAGATATCCCAACACTCTGCTTTTTAAAGGATTGTGGCAATTTTGGAAAATGCGGAGTCTGTATGGTAGAGGTAGAAGGCAAGGGCTTTAGAGCTGCTTGTGTTGCCAAAGTTGAAGATGGAATGGTAATAAACACAGAATCCGATGAAGTAAAAGAACGAATCAAAAAAAGAGTTTCAATGCTTCTTGATAAGCATGAATTTAAATGTGGACAATGTTCTAGAAGAGAAAATTGTGAATTCCTTAAACTTGTAATAAAGACAAAAGCAAAAGCTTCAAAACCATTTTTACCAGAAGATAAGGATGCTCTAGTTGATAATAGAAGTAAGGCTATTGTAATTGACAGATCAAAATGTGTACTATGCGGTAGATGCGTAGCTGCATGTAAACAGCACACAAGCACTTGCTCAATTCAATTTATTAAAAAAGATGGACAAAGGGCTGTTGGAACTGTTGATGATGTTTGTCTTGATGACTCAACATGCTTATTATGCGGTCAGTGTGTAATCGCTTGTCCTGTTGCTGCTTTAAAAGAAAAATCCCATATAGAAAAAGTTCAAGAAGCTCTTAATGACCCTAAAAAACATGTCATTGTTGCAATGGCTCCATCAGTAAGAACTGCTATGGGCGAATTATTCAAAATGGGATATGGAAAAGATGTAACAGGAAAACTATATACTGCACTTAGAATGTTAGGCTTTGATAAAGTATTTGATATAAACTTTGGTGCAGATATGACTATAATGGAAGAAGCTACTGAACTTTTAGGCAGAGTTAAAAATAATGGCCCATTCCCTATGTTTACATCTTGCTGTCCTGCATGGGTAAGATTAGCTCAAAATTATCATCCTGAATTATTAGATAATCTTTCATCAGCAAAATCACCACAACAAATATTTGGTACTGCATCAAAAACTTACTATCCTTCAATTTCAGGAATAGCTCCAGAAGATGTTTATACAGTTACTATCATGCCTTGTAATGATAAAAAATATGAAGCAGATATTCCTTTCATGGAAACTAACAGCTTAAGAGATATTGATGCATCCTTAACTACAAGAGAGCTTGCAAAAATGATTAAAGATGCAAAAATTAAATTTGCAGATCTTGAAGATGGTGAAGTTGATCCTGCTATGGGTACTTACAGTGGTGCTGGAGCTATCTTTGGTGCAACCGGTGGCGTTATGGAAGCTGCAATAAGATCAGCTAAAGACTTTGCTGAAAATAAAGAACTTGAAAATGTTGATTACACTGAAGTAAGAGGCTTTAAAGGCATAAAAGAAGCGGAAGTTGAAATTGCTGGAAATAAACTAAACGTTGCTGTTATAAATGGTGCTTCTAACTTCTTCGAGTTTATGAAATCTGGAAAAATGAACGAAAAACAATATCACTTTATAGAAGTAATGGCTTGCCCTGGTGGATGTATAAATGGTGGAGGTCAACCTCACGTAAATGCTCTTGATAGAGAAAATGTTGATTACAGAAAACTAAGAGCATCAGTATTATACAACCAAGATAAAAATGTTCTTTCAAAGAGAAAGTCACATGATAATCCAGCTATTATTAAAATGTATGATAGCTACTTTGGAAAACCAGGTGAAGGACTTGCTCACAAATTACTACACGTAAAATACACAAAAGATAAAAATGTTTCAAAACATGAATAA
- a CDS encoding YiiX/YebB-like N1pC/P60 family cysteine hydrolase — MVNIKKNTALVAAFIITATTLTNVKAYAVTNGMTGNERNVLKQYQSNIDNTYNSFGDKKKTKVVNDYKNKVKKAQRFISRDTDENYGDYPTRSGVILVTRDSNTMGIHYGHAGIIWDASTTVESEPSGVERYPNTWKSRYNTIKGITVNSTTAEQDKEAADWCNNQVGKPYNWNFFNINTRDKFYCSQLVWAAYKDLYGMDIDPKKTIPSVIIPVDLPKQNTVDTIYAQWQAN; from the coding sequence ATGGTAAATATTAAGAAAAACACAGCTCTAGTAGCAGCATTTATAATAACTGCTACTACATTAACAAATGTTAAAGCTTATGCAGTAACTAATGGAATGACAGGAAATGAGAGAAATGTATTAAAGCAATATCAAAGTAATATTGATAATACATATAATTCTTTTGGAGATAAGAAAAAGACAAAAGTTGTTAATGATTATAAAAATAAGGTTAAAAAAGCTCAAAGATTTATAAGCAGGGATACAGACGAAAATTATGGAGATTATCCAACTAGAAGTGGAGTAATATTGGTCACTAGAGATAGTAATACTATGGGAATACATTATGGACATGCAGGTATAATATGGGATGCATCAACTACAGTAGAATCAGAGCCTAGTGGAGTTGAAAGATATCCTAACACCTGGAAGTCTAGATATAACACAATAAAGGGAATTACCGTTAACTCAACTACAGCAGAACAGGACAAAGAAGCAGCAGATTGGTGCAATAATCAAGTAGGAAAGCCATACAATTGGAACTTCTTTAATATTAATACAAGAGATAAATTTTATTGTTCTCAATTGGTTTGGGCTGCATACAAAGACTTATATGGAATGGATATAGATCCTAAAAAAACAATACCTTCAGTGATAATTCCAGTTGACTTACCAAAACAGAATACGGTAGATACTATTTATGCACAATGGCAAGCTAATTAA
- a CDS encoding YncE family protein produces the protein MHNGKLIKSILISLFVIFIVGCGKASGGNEQGNKNSGKAEIAVIESSTFNNNSYIKLYTLKGEEVQEIKINCVDVNSGFLSPVKHNDKVYTNSIGGYSNRSKKVVEFNAKNNKYNTYDIAEGIFSVAVDDSYIYTTNSPPKGSIITKYNIEKKSIEKTLNLPGLIEHIALYGNYIYSFADSDERDGTIIISIINKDTLNIEKSMRMKSDQSVFDSTIYGDNIYFSHMTSQDGNKPSNTISRLNIKDNTVSDIKIGADYQDHLKVYNGNLYISHYNPVENSGNKLTEMNLATGEQKLHSFQHNLMEIEVQDNKLYTCDDKNMYIYNLGEFKEKSRFKIMDNRKDYRIDGFFLMK, from the coding sequence ATGCACAATGGCAAGCTAATTAAATCAATACTAATAAGTTTATTTGTTATATTTATAGTTGGCTGTGGTAAGGCATCTGGTGGAAATGAACAAGGTAATAAAAACAGTGGAAAAGCGGAAATTGCTGTTATTGAATCCTCTACATTTAATAACAATAGCTATATAAAACTTTATACGCTAAAAGGAGAAGAAGTACAGGAAATTAAGATTAATTGTGTGGATGTAAATTCTGGATTTCTTTCACCAGTGAAGCATAATGATAAAGTTTATACAAATTCCATAGGGGGATACTCTAACAGGAGTAAGAAGGTAGTAGAATTTAATGCGAAAAACAATAAGTATAATACGTATGATATAGCTGAGGGAATATTCTCCGTTGCTGTAGATGATAGCTATATATATACAACTAATAGTCCTCCTAAAGGATCAATAATAACTAAATATAATATAGAAAAAAAATCAATCGAGAAGACTTTAAATTTACCAGGTTTAATTGAACACATAGCTTTGTATGGAAATTATATATATTCTTTTGCTGATTCAGATGAGAGAGATGGAACTATAATAATAAGTATAATCAATAAAGATACCTTAAATATTGAAAAATCAATGAGAATGAAATCAGACCAATCTGTATTTGATAGCACTATTTATGGAGATAATATATATTTTTCACATATGACGTCACAGGATGGAAACAAGCCTTCCAATACTATTTCAAGGCTTAACATAAAAGATAATACTGTAAGCGATATAAAGATAGGTGCAGATTATCAAGACCATTTAAAAGTATACAATGGGAACTTATATATAAGTCATTATAATCCTGTAGAGAATTCAGGAAATAAGCTTACAGAGATGAATCTTGCTACGGGAGAACAAAAATTGCATTCATTTCAGCATAATTTAATGGAAATTGAAGTCCAGGATAATAAGCTTTATACCTGCGATGATAAAAATATGTATATATACAATTTAGGTGAATTTAAAGAGAAAAGCAGATTTAAAATTATGGATAATAGAAAAGACTATAGAATTGACGGCTTTTTTCTTATGAAATAG